One bacterium DNA segment encodes these proteins:
- the msrB gene encoding peptide-methionine (R)-S-oxide reductase, protein MVDKLRLSEEEWRRRLTPEQYRVLREHGTEPPWQGCFVGTKEPGTYVCAACGNPLFASGVKYESGTGWPSFTQPISEDAVTEHEDRSYGMIRTEVRCARCDSHLGHVFPDGPPPTGLRYCINSIALKHVPEGEPIRLVTE, encoded by the coding sequence ATGGTGGACAAGCTCAGGCTCAGCGAAGAGGAGTGGCGGCGACGGCTCACGCCCGAGCAGTACCGTGTGCTCCGCGAGCACGGCACGGAGCCCCCATGGCAGGGCTGCTTCGTCGGCACCAAGGAGCCGGGCACCTACGTCTGCGCGGCGTGCGGCAACCCGCTCTTCGCCTCCGGCGTGAAGTACGAGTCCGGCACCGGCTGGCCGTCGTTCACGCAGCCGATCTCCGAGGACGCGGTCACCGAGCACGAAGACCGCTCGTACGGGATGATCCGCACCGAGGTGCGCTGCGCCCGCTGCGACAGCCACCTCGGCCACGTGTTCCCGGATGGCCCGCCGCCCACGGGGTTGCGCTACTGCATCAACTCCATCGCCTTGAAGCACGTACCCGAGGGCGAGCCGATCCGGCTGGTGACGGAGTAG